The Panicum hallii strain FIL2 chromosome 9, PHallii_v3.1, whole genome shotgun sequence genome has a window encoding:
- the LOC112876779 gene encoding interferon-related developmental regulator 2-like, whose product MGKSKRNKGGRGSGGADDQLDGGSDADSVASMSTALSDLQLAQATEHVSSQEFVLDKYIDELYEKRGSTREKALGALVDAFESFVLLGLVENKYVTLLSQFTNSIKKGSTKEARLACRAIGLLAITLGAGSSSHEIMDESEPQLLRILQTWPDAPKMISVLDCLAVITFVGATDLAETQLSMRAIWDVIHPKSGSNVGIVRKPKPPLLAAAVSAWAFLLTTVGSSRRNTDSWKEPITFLTSLLEAEDRAVRIAAGEALALCFELKLLDVSTSEEADVDSDIRETSGSKNQLFLNMQALKAKISGLVYSLSMEAGGRGADKKNLNDQRDLFQRISDFIKSGECPEESLRISGKNGILRVTSWRESIQLNYLRRFLGRGFLKHAQDNDLLHDIFDIKIDRVENMSTTEKKIFRSEEEKGRALKLNKERRLAQERKQNILNEQYG is encoded by the exons ATGGGCAAAA GTAAGAGGAACAAAGGAGGCCGAGGTAGTGGTGGTGCCGATGACCAGCTTGACGGCGGTAGCGATGCCGATAGCGTGGCCTCGATGTCGACGGCGCTGTCTGACCTTCAGCTCGCGCAGGCCACCGAGCATGTCAGCTCCCAGGAATTCGTTCTTGACAAGTACATCGATGAACTCTACGAGAAGAG GGGATCCACCAGAGAGAAAGCACTTGGTGCTCTTGTTGACGCTTTTGAAAGTTTTGTGCTTCTTGGTTTAGTGGAAAACAA ATATGTCACACTACTGAGCCAATTCACTAATTCAATTAAAAAGGGATCTACAAAGGAGGCGCGTCTGGCTTGTCGTGCCATAG GCTTACTGGCAATTACACTAGGTGCTGGAAGTAGCTCACACGAAATAATGGATGAGTCAGAACCACAGCTTTTGAGAATCCTCCAAACCTGGCCCGATGCACCCAAGATGATATCT GTACTTGATTGTTTAGCTGTTATCACATTTGTTGGTGCAACTGATCTTGCTGAAACCCAGCTATCTATGAGAGCCATCTGGGATGTGATCCACCCAAAATCAGGATCAAAT GTTGGCATTGTCAGAAAACCGAAGCCTCCTTTATTAGCAGCTGCTGTATCTGCATGGGCTTTTCTTTTAACAACTGTTGGTTCATCTAGAAGAAATACTGATTCATGGAAAGA GCCAATTACATTTCTCACTAGTCTTCTAGAAGCAGAGGATCGCGCTGTGCGGATTGCTGCTGGTGAAGCATTAGCTCTATGTTTTGAGCTAAAACTGCTTGATGTTTCCACTAGTGAAGAAGCTGATGTTGACAGTGACATCAGAGAGACCAGTGGTTCTAAGAATCAACTTTTCTTGAATATGCAAGCATTGAAGGCCAAAATATCCGGTCTGGTCTATAGTCTCTCTATGGAGGCTGGGGGCAGAGGTGCTGACAAGAAAAATCTTAATGATCAGAGAGACTTGTTCCAACGAATCTCAGATTTTATTAAG AGTGGTGAGTGCCCTGAAGAATCACTTAGGATTTCAGGCAAGAATGGCATTTTAAGAGTTACATCATGGCGTGAATCAATACAG TTGAACTATTTGAGGCGGTTTCTTGGGCGAGGATTCCTTAAGCATGCACAG GACAATGATTTGCTGCATGATATATTTGACATCAAAATTGATCGTGTTGAAAACATGTCAACCACCGAAAAG